The proteins below are encoded in one region of Sphingobium yanoikuyae:
- a CDS encoding efflux RND transporter periplasmic adaptor subunit produces MIRTTSLLFLPLSALVMLGACSQQGKQSSSPPSHGEVVAHETELVRLTLKPEAVKRLGIETTRVGAGTAALARETSGEIVVPNGTGGVPTGALSNLAQIGASQASADGEVERTRAQVRLARIALERASRLVAEEAGSVRARDEAAAALATAQAQAQVAIEQRRLLGPAVASLGNQSRLWVRVSVAGTDVAAINRNASIIVAPLGTTQGGRKGTPVQAPPSANAVAGTVDLYYALDNSDQFWRVGQRVGIRLPLGKTQEGLSVPASAIVRDIYGGEWVYLQTAPGNFIRQRIEALSSGQDGAVVIRGLAPEAQVVSVGAMELFGTEFGVAH; encoded by the coding sequence ATGATCCGAACGACCTCTCTCCTATTTCTGCCATTGAGCGCGCTCGTAATGCTCGGCGCCTGCAGTCAGCAGGGCAAGCAGTCTTCTTCGCCTCCATCCCATGGTGAGGTTGTCGCGCATGAGACCGAACTGGTCAGGCTGACGCTGAAGCCCGAAGCTGTAAAAAGGCTCGGCATCGAGACGACCAGGGTTGGTGCGGGAACGGCTGCGCTGGCGCGAGAAACGAGCGGCGAAATCGTCGTTCCCAATGGGACTGGTGGCGTACCCACCGGTGCTCTCAGCAATCTGGCACAAATTGGTGCCAGCCAGGCGAGCGCCGACGGCGAGGTCGAGCGGACGCGCGCGCAGGTTCGGCTCGCGCGCATTGCGCTGGAACGCGCCAGCAGGCTCGTTGCAGAAGAAGCTGGAAGCGTCAGGGCGCGGGACGAGGCTGCGGCAGCGCTCGCAACAGCCCAGGCCCAGGCCCAGGTTGCGATCGAGCAACGACGCTTGCTCGGGCCCGCGGTTGCGTCGTTGGGCAACCAGTCACGTCTCTGGGTCCGCGTTTCCGTCGCCGGCACAGATGTTGCTGCCATCAACCGCAATGCATCCATCATCGTCGCGCCCCTGGGAACAACGCAGGGAGGACGCAAAGGGACACCGGTTCAAGCCCCGCCGTCGGCCAATGCAGTAGCTGGTACGGTCGACCTCTATTATGCGCTCGATAATAGCGACCAATTCTGGCGCGTGGGACAGCGCGTCGGCATTCGACTTCCCCTCGGCAAGACCCAGGAAGGGCTTTCCGTCCCAGCCAGTGCGATCGTGCGGGACATTTACGGCGGAGAATGGGTCTATCTCCAGACGGCGCCGGGCAATTTCATCCGGCAGCGCATCGAAGCCCTGTCGAGCGGGCAGGATGGCGCTGTCGTCATCCGCGGCCTGGCGCCTGAAGCACAGGTAGTTTCGGTCGGCGCCATGGAACTGTTCGGCACCGAATTCGGAGTGGCGCACTGA
- a CDS encoding phosphatase PAP2 family protein, translated as MRLFIVIAVFCCVLLTPRFAQASDRTWRDTSNIGRDALVIAALGTPLVQEDWQGALQASGSVGAATLVSLGLKDIFPETRPDGSDRRSFPSTHTATSFAAAATLQNRYGWKVGLPAHLVATIVGISRVQGTKHHWYDVAAGALLGEASGLLLTTRRNNNIRMLPWSDGQGGGIAMALRF; from the coding sequence ATGCGGCTTTTCATCGTAATTGCAGTATTTTGCTGTGTCCTGCTCACGCCGCGATTTGCTCAGGCGTCCGACCGGACGTGGCGCGATACCAGTAATATCGGTCGAGACGCGCTGGTGATTGCCGCGCTCGGCACGCCCCTCGTTCAGGAGGATTGGCAGGGCGCGCTTCAGGCAAGTGGAAGTGTCGGTGCCGCGACGCTGGTGTCTCTTGGACTGAAGGATATCTTTCCCGAAACCCGCCCGGATGGCAGCGACCGGCGGAGCTTTCCGTCCACCCATACCGCCACTTCCTTTGCGGCAGCTGCAACGCTCCAGAACCGCTACGGCTGGAAAGTCGGGCTTCCAGCCCATCTGGTTGCGACCATCGTCGGAATCTCTCGTGTCCAGGGTACCAAACATCACTGGTATGATGTCGCTGCCGGGGCCCTTCTGGGCGAAGCATCAGGCCTGCTTCTCACGACCAGGCGCAACAACAATATTCGAATGCTTCCCTGGAGCGATGGGCAGGGGGGCGGGATTGCAATGGCTTTGCGATTTTGA
- a CDS encoding glycosyltransferase: MRIVDVCAFYAPQGGGVKTYVERKLHAGAAAGHDIIILAPGEKLARRPARGGSVVTIPAKRFPLDRRYHYFDDEAALHRMLDALAPDLVEASSPWSSASMVARWRGDVPRALVMHADPLSAYAYRWFGNVAPRAAIDRGFDWYWRHLRRLGQAFDMVVSANDSLSARLRAGGVGSVCTVPMGVEPHIFTPSHRDAALRRHLLARCGLDENGLLLMGVGRHAPEKRWPMVIQAATLAGYRRPVGLVLLGDGRDSARVRRAAAHNPHIHLLAPTTDRRRLASLLASADALVHGCEAETFCMTAAEARASGVPVIVPDEGGAADHARSGIGLRFRAGDTASLVEAIENFAATDPDIWRSRAATAAASVTTMDEHFSWLFEAYSSLRTAVRHAA, from the coding sequence ATGCGAATTGTCGACGTTTGCGCTTTTTATGCGCCGCAGGGCGGCGGGGTTAAGACCTATGTAGAGCGGAAACTGCATGCCGGCGCAGCGGCGGGGCATGACATAATCATCCTTGCGCCGGGCGAGAAACTGGCGCGGCGGCCTGCGCGCGGCGGGAGCGTCGTGACCATTCCAGCCAAGCGTTTTCCGCTGGATCGGCGCTATCATTATTTCGATGATGAGGCAGCGCTGCATCGCATGCTGGACGCGCTTGCCCCCGACCTGGTCGAAGCATCGTCGCCATGGTCGAGTGCCTCCATGGTTGCACGCTGGCGCGGCGATGTCCCGCGCGCACTGGTAATGCATGCAGATCCTCTGTCGGCTTACGCCTATCGCTGGTTCGGCAATGTTGCGCCGCGGGCAGCCATCGACCGGGGCTTTGACTGGTACTGGCGACATTTGCGACGGCTCGGACAGGCTTTCGACATGGTCGTGAGCGCAAATGACAGTCTTTCCGCGCGCCTGCGCGCCGGGGGCGTCGGTTCGGTCTGTACCGTCCCCATGGGGGTAGAGCCCCATATTTTTACCCCGTCGCATCGCGACGCAGCTTTGAGGCGGCATCTTCTCGCGCGATGCGGCCTGGATGAAAATGGCCTGCTGCTGATGGGGGTCGGCCGGCATGCACCCGAGAAGCGATGGCCAATGGTCATACAGGCTGCGACGCTCGCCGGTTACCGTCGGCCCGTCGGCCTGGTGCTCCTGGGTGATGGTCGGGACAGCGCGCGGGTGCGCCGTGCAGCCGCGCACAACCCGCATATCCATCTGCTGGCGCCGACGACCGACCGGCGGCGACTCGCGAGCCTGCTGGCAAGCGCCGATGCCCTCGTCCACGGGTGCGAGGCAGAGACCTTCTGCATGACCGCCGCCGAAGCGCGCGCCAGCGGCGTCCCCGTGATCGTGCCCGATGAAGGAGGCGCTGCCGATCATGCGCGTTCAGGAATCGGTCTCCGTTTCCGTGCAGGTGACACGGCAAGTCTGGTTGAAGCGATAGAAAATTTCGCAGCTACCGATCCGGACATTTGGCGTAGTCGAGCCGCAACCGCGGCAGCTTCAGTCACCACGATGGACGAGCATTTTTCTTGGCTGTTCGAGGCCTATTCCTCGCTGCGAACTGCTGTGCGCCATGCAGCCTGA
- a CDS encoding DUF2141 domain-containing protein, with the protein MILFAMMSAAPIPSSPDLGKAEGLCRPNESGSAFLVSVEGLKDRRGRLKLELYPANDADFLADDNILISEGKVFRRVEETVPSQGSVTLCIRAPGPGVYAISLMHDRDANRKFSLSIDGVGFAGNPKLGLSKPSAAKASARVGAAPAHIPIRLNYRRGLFSFGPLER; encoded by the coding sequence ATGATCCTGTTTGCCATGATGTCCGCTGCGCCGATCCCTTCATCGCCAGATCTGGGCAAGGCTGAGGGGCTCTGTCGGCCAAATGAAAGCGGGTCAGCCTTTCTCGTGTCGGTCGAGGGACTGAAGGACCGCAGGGGACGCCTCAAGCTTGAGCTCTACCCAGCAAATGACGCCGATTTTCTCGCCGACGACAATATCCTGATTTCGGAAGGTAAGGTGTTTCGGCGGGTCGAGGAAACCGTCCCCTCCCAGGGGTCAGTGACGCTGTGCATCCGGGCACCAGGCCCCGGCGTCTACGCGATCAGCTTGATGCATGATCGCGATGCCAACCGGAAATTCTCGCTCTCGATCGACGGCGTAGGTTTTGCGGGCAATCCCAAACTCGGATTGTCGAAACCGTCAGCGGCAAAGGCATCGGCGCGCGTAGGCGCCGCTCCGGCCCATATTCCCATCAGGCTCAATTACCGGCGCGGCCTGTTTTCCTTCGGACCTTTGGAGCGCTAG
- a CDS encoding glycosyltransferase produces the protein MRVLTFLHSFEAGGVERIALRLVRAWRGAGIEAPLFMGRSDGPMRNELARALEFHQPRQPPFSTRRFETLWMMITLPAVIRRLQPDLLFCAGNSYTVVALAMKLLLGRRCPPIVAKISNDLERRDMPMPIRTLYRLWVRLHARFIDHFVGMEHAMEREISSAIHIPSRCISIIADPAIDQRQLETLRAGATGRRRQENEGLQFVAVGRLVPQKNFGLMLRAFAVAATTRDCLTIYGDGPERERLAALALQLGIEDRVRFKGHVPDPARHLTGFDIFLLSSNYEGVPAVIIEALGAGLPIIATDCSSAMSELTQHGRLATLVPVGNLYDLAAAIAAARRMDQCEDASYSQAKRFTIEQACGDYITCFKHVTYNSISENNCHPQAEVRS, from the coding sequence ATGCGCGTGCTGACATTTCTTCACAGCTTCGAAGCCGGCGGCGTGGAACGTATCGCGCTGCGTCTTGTCCGCGCCTGGCGGGGCGCCGGTATTGAAGCCCCTCTCTTCATGGGTCGGTCCGATGGCCCGATGCGGAACGAACTCGCCCGCGCGCTCGAATTCCATCAGCCACGCCAGCCCCCCTTTTCCACCAGGCGGTTCGAGACGCTGTGGATGATGATTACCCTGCCGGCCGTCATTCGGCGGCTCCAGCCTGATCTGCTATTTTGTGCCGGCAACAGCTACACGGTCGTTGCGCTGGCGATGAAATTGCTGCTTGGCAGGCGTTGTCCCCCTATTGTCGCCAAGATCAGCAATGATCTCGAGCGCAGGGATATGCCCATGCCGATCCGCACGCTGTATCGGCTATGGGTGCGCCTCCATGCCCGGTTCATCGATCATTTCGTGGGTATGGAACATGCAATGGAAAGGGAGATATCCTCCGCCATCCACATCCCATCGAGATGCATCTCCATCATAGCCGACCCTGCGATCGACCAGCGCCAACTCGAGACTTTACGAGCCGGTGCCACTGGCCGTCGACGGCAGGAAAATGAGGGCCTTCAATTCGTGGCGGTCGGAAGGCTTGTCCCGCAGAAGAATTTCGGGCTCATGCTTCGCGCCTTCGCCGTCGCTGCAACAACGCGCGATTGCCTGACGATATATGGAGACGGGCCGGAGCGCGAACGCCTGGCTGCGCTGGCCCTGCAACTAGGCATAGAAGATCGGGTTCGTTTCAAGGGCCATGTGCCCGATCCGGCGAGGCACCTCACCGGATTCGATATTTTCTTGCTATCGTCCAATTATGAGGGCGTACCAGCGGTGATCATCGAAGCGCTCGGCGCCGGACTTCCGATCATCGCGACCGATTGCAGTTCCGCCATGTCCGAACTCACGCAACATGGACGTCTGGCGACGCTCGTCCCTGTCGGCAATCTCTATGATCTGGCTGCTGCGATCGCTGCAGCCCGCCGCATGGATCAATGCGAGGATGCCAGCTATTCCCAGGCGAAACGTTTCACGATCGAACAGGCATGTGGCGATTATATCACCTGTTTTAAACATGTTACATACAACTCTATCTCCGAAAATAATTGCCATCCGCAAGCTGAGGTTCGGTCCTGA
- a CDS encoding DUF2334 domain-containing protein: MKEKRLLFSIHDVGPAFEGQVDRLVDHVAPYVRLDRTAMLVVPNHWGDHPISARSPFAGRVRRWAESGAEIFLHGWFHRDGASHGGLGARFKAQHMTAGEGEFLGLDLATARQRLADGRALIEEITGQPIAGFVAPAWLYGEPALTALEELGFPIAEDHMKIWSPMTGQTLARGPVMTWASRSKLRMASSLAVAYLLPPLLHRSENFRVAVHPGDTTQPAIMLSINDVLQRAVLTRRPSRYGHLLDD, translated from the coding sequence ATGAAAGAGAAGCGACTTCTATTCTCGATCCACGACGTCGGACCAGCTTTTGAGGGCCAGGTGGATCGCCTCGTCGATCATGTCGCCCCCTATGTGCGGCTTGACCGGACCGCGATGCTGGTGGTCCCCAACCATTGGGGCGATCATCCTATTTCGGCGCGCTCACCCTTTGCTGGCCGGGTTCGCCGATGGGCGGAAAGCGGCGCGGAGATTTTCCTGCATGGCTGGTTTCACCGTGACGGAGCCAGCCACGGCGGCCTTGGCGCCCGGTTCAAGGCTCAGCACATGACAGCTGGCGAGGGAGAATTTCTCGGACTGGATCTCGCCACGGCCCGTCAGCGGCTTGCAGACGGGCGGGCCCTGATCGAGGAGATTACCGGTCAACCGATTGCCGGCTTTGTTGCGCCGGCCTGGCTGTATGGAGAACCCGCCCTGACAGCGCTTGAGGAACTCGGTTTCCCAATTGCGGAAGATCATATGAAGATTTGGTCACCCATGACTGGGCAAACTCTGGCGCGTGGACCGGTCATGACATGGGCCAGCCGGAGCAAACTCCGCATGGCATCATCCCTGGCGGTCGCATATCTCCTACCGCCGCTATTGCACCGGTCGGAGAATTTCAGGGTCGCCGTCCATCCCGGTGACACGACCCAGCCGGCTATCATGCTCAGCATCAATGATGTTCTGCAGCGGGCGGTCCTGACCCGCCGGCCGAGCCGCTATGGGCATTTGCTGGACGATTGA
- a CDS encoding endonuclease/exonuclease/phosphatase family protein, with translation MRTSKAVLIAASLMGMLGAAAPTPSSPDLTPRLPLPFDGHLSVLTYNIHGLPWPVARGRTQAFAQIVQHLRTMREDGTQPHIIVLQEAFTTDARAIGRAAGYRYVVEGPGAQMPGQGNLPSGSHALTDAAAWYHGETLGKYVGSGLQILSDYPIAGVRKMAFPAFACAGFDCLANKGALLVSVALPGQWDRVDIVTTHLNSRRASRVQDDRSLAAYRLQVDYLTNFITSAHDPSRPLIVAGDFNVGSVPARKQMLLSRAQSRWCQDGDIDDAYGEAARRGIALSADARFSRKRARDWQFFTPGRRTDLELSSIDVPFGHEPDGTMLSDHVGYSATYQLRNRQPLTRIAPGRV, from the coding sequence TTGCGGACCTCGAAGGCAGTTCTGATCGCAGCTTCGCTCATGGGCATGCTCGGCGCTGCGGCACCGACCCCGTCATCGCCGGATCTGACGCCCAGGCTCCCGCTGCCTTTCGACGGGCATTTGTCCGTGCTGACCTATAATATCCATGGTCTGCCCTGGCCCGTCGCAAGAGGGCGGACACAGGCATTCGCGCAGATTGTGCAGCATTTGCGGACCATGCGCGAGGATGGGACGCAACCTCACATCATCGTTCTGCAGGAAGCCTTTACGACTGACGCTCGGGCGATCGGCCGGGCAGCGGGCTACCGATATGTAGTGGAAGGTCCGGGCGCGCAGATGCCTGGACAGGGAAATCTGCCGTCCGGCTCGCATGCTCTGACAGACGCTGCCGCATGGTATCATGGTGAAACGCTCGGCAAATATGTCGGAAGCGGGCTTCAGATCCTGTCCGATTATCCGATTGCGGGCGTCCGGAAAATGGCCTTCCCGGCCTTTGCCTGTGCAGGATTTGATTGTCTGGCAAACAAGGGCGCGCTGCTGGTCAGCGTCGCTCTCCCCGGGCAATGGGACAGGGTCGATATCGTCACGACGCATCTGAACAGCAGGCGTGCGTCACGGGTCCAGGATGACCGATCGCTGGCCGCCTACCGATTGCAGGTCGATTATCTCACCAACTTCATTACGAGCGCGCATGATCCATCGCGGCCCCTGATCGTTGCTGGGGACTTTAATGTGGGCAGCGTTCCAGCGCGCAAGCAAATGCTGCTCTCCAGGGCTCAGTCCAGATGGTGTCAGGATGGCGATATTGACGACGCCTATGGAGAAGCGGCCCGTCGTGGCATCGCTCTTTCGGCCGATGCGCGTTTTTCAAGGAAGCGCGCCCGCGACTGGCAGTTTTTCACACCTGGCCGACGTACCGACCTCGAGTTGAGCAGCATCGATGTCCCGTTCGGCCATGAACCGGACGGAACCATGCTGTCTGACCATGTGGGTTATTCTGCGACCTATCAATTGCGCAATCGCCAGCCTCTTACCAGGATCGCGCCAGGGCGAGTGTAA
- a CDS encoding TonB-dependent receptor domain-containing protein, translated as MCILLLAGEIGPETVLARAPVVSLDIAPGPLMAAMDKFSASTGISIGFKANVTQLKTRGVKGRLSPEEALARLLEGTGLQALRIGDRLYRIEPKPAVIAVRQSPRTPAPTVAPAASEIIVTAQKRPQPLANIPLSVSVLSLDPLGGARSPTSRDISLDMEGLAMTNMGPGRNRQFIRGVADSPFNGLSQSTVAVQVDEARVTFNAPDPDLRLIDVDRIEVLKGPQGPLYGSGALGGIYHIVTRKAELDDSYALARLSAQAVQHGELGTGAEGIMNLPVVDGRLALRAVGYRLLEGGWISNDGSDKATNSTETVGARIALRWQPSERWTVDAGFMLQDINARDSQYVLQSDEMLSRDHPIAEPTDNDFKLWHGTVKGNIGTLELTSATSYVEHGFDYILDASSAADQFGLTGQVRFDDDRRYTVLNQELRIAPQGEQHWLAGLSYLRATTRGEASVTPEGGDPAIVEIYDRQVVEYAIFGEATLPLFNRLDATIGARLFQSITRDGTGDEPRITPVRARKTILSPSAAISYRLNGSGIVYLRYARAMRPGGLAPAETTSARQFDADELSTFDLGFRKTAFDGRWSLSASTYYTLWNDIQSDYLLEDGLVSTRNAGKGRIIGAEIALDWNLGNGFTISAGGSAQSALLTRAADGVKLDDRSLPIAPAFAGRASFGKSFALAGGWQARTGLQANYIGKARLSFDDDLDRSMGNYATASAHAEATRGHWTLSVNMDNLFDIRGDSFSFGNPFAIREEAQYTPIRPRTLTLALARSW; from the coding sequence TTGTGCATATTGCTGCTGGCCGGTGAGATTGGCCCGGAAACGGTTCTTGCACGCGCACCGGTAGTCAGTCTCGATATCGCGCCCGGGCCGCTCATGGCCGCGATGGACAAATTCTCCGCCTCGACGGGTATCTCCATCGGCTTCAAGGCCAATGTCACACAACTGAAAACGCGTGGTGTGAAAGGGCGCTTGTCGCCCGAGGAAGCCCTGGCGCGGTTGCTCGAAGGAACCGGACTTCAAGCGCTCAGGATCGGTGATCGCCTCTATCGTATCGAGCCCAAGCCGGCGGTAATCGCAGTCCGACAATCCCCTCGCACGCCTGCCCCCACAGTGGCGCCTGCGGCAAGTGAAATCATCGTGACCGCGCAGAAGCGGCCACAGCCGCTCGCGAATATCCCCTTATCAGTATCCGTGCTGTCGCTTGATCCGCTGGGGGGAGCGAGAAGTCCGACGTCCCGCGACATCAGCCTCGACATGGAAGGCCTGGCCATGACCAACATGGGACCAGGGCGTAACCGACAGTTTATCCGCGGGGTTGCCGACAGCCCATTCAACGGCCTGAGCCAATCGACGGTTGCAGTCCAGGTCGATGAGGCAAGGGTGACATTCAATGCGCCGGATCCCGATCTCCGGCTCATCGATGTCGATCGGATCGAAGTCCTCAAGGGACCGCAAGGGCCGCTCTATGGTTCGGGCGCACTGGGTGGCATCTATCACATCGTCACCAGAAAGGCCGAACTGGATGACAGCTATGCCCTGGCGCGACTGTCAGCTCAGGCCGTTCAGCATGGCGAATTGGGCACGGGCGCCGAGGGCATCATGAACCTGCCTGTCGTCGATGGCCGCCTGGCATTACGCGCCGTGGGCTATCGTCTTCTGGAAGGCGGCTGGATATCCAATGATGGTTCCGACAAGGCGACCAATTCAACGGAGACCGTCGGCGCGCGGATAGCGCTGCGATGGCAGCCCTCAGAGCGATGGACGGTCGATGCAGGCTTCATGCTGCAGGACATCAATGCGCGCGACAGCCAATATGTGCTTCAATCCGACGAAATGCTGTCGCGTGATCATCCCATTGCCGAGCCCACCGACAATGATTTCAAGCTGTGGCATGGCACCGTCAAAGGCAATATCGGTACGCTGGAACTGACGTCGGCGACCAGCTATGTCGAGCATGGTTTCGACTATATTCTCGATGCCAGCAGCGCTGCCGACCAGTTCGGATTGACGGGCCAGGTCCGGTTCGACGATGATCGTCGATATACGGTGCTGAACCAGGAACTGCGCATCGCACCTCAAGGCGAGCAGCATTGGCTTGCTGGCCTTTCCTACCTTCGGGCGACCACTCGAGGGGAGGCTTCCGTCACCCCGGAAGGGGGCGATCCCGCCATAGTGGAAATCTACGATCGGCAGGTTGTCGAATATGCGATATTCGGTGAAGCGACCTTGCCGCTCTTCAATCGCCTGGATGCGACGATCGGCGCGCGCCTGTTTCAGAGCATCACGCGCGATGGAACCGGTGACGAACCCAGGATCACGCCCGTTCGTGCGCGCAAGACCATCCTGTCTCCCAGCGCTGCAATCTCCTATCGATTGAACGGATCAGGTATTGTCTATCTCCGCTATGCAAGGGCGATGCGTCCTGGAGGTCTGGCGCCTGCGGAAACCACGTCGGCGCGCCAATTCGATGCGGACGAATTGAGCACCTTCGATCTTGGCTTTCGCAAGACTGCCTTTGATGGTCGCTGGTCCCTTTCAGCTAGCACCTATTACACGCTCTGGAACGACATCCAGTCGGACTATCTGCTCGAAGATGGGCTGGTCTCTACCCGCAATGCAGGCAAGGGACGGATCATCGGAGCCGAGATCGCTCTGGATTGGAATCTGGGCAATGGCTTTACCATTTCCGCCGGTGGCAGCGCGCAGTCGGCCTTGCTCACGCGTGCGGCCGATGGCGTCAAGCTCGATGATCGCAGCCTTCCCATAGCCCCGGCCTTCGCTGGCCGGGCATCTTTTGGCAAATCCTTCGCCTTGGCCGGTGGCTGGCAGGCCAGGACCGGGCTGCAGGCCAATTATATCGGGAAAGCAAGATTGTCCTTCGACGATGATCTGGACCGAAGCATGGGCAATTATGCGACCGCGTCCGCCCATGCAGAGGCGACGCGAGGCCACTGGACCCTCAGCGTCAATATGGACAATCTGTTCGATATTCGGGGTGACAGCTTCTCCTTCGGCAATCCTTTCGCGATCCGGGAGGAAGCGCAATATACGCCAATCCGACCTCGCACCCTTACACTCGCCCTGGCGCGATCCTGGTAA
- a CDS encoding FecR family protein → MTARADFDEAMLDQAIAWQAALEHDDADWDGYLAWLEANPRHREAFDSIALVDAAVREHRDVLSHEPSPPVAEIDPRHRWKPRLVMGGALAACLALAVALPTFWQTSRPIAYSNEGSAPRMIALASGTSVTLSPGSAILVSAKNDGQIELAKGEAYFDVRHDPSRVLTVSAGNYRVTDIGTRFSVNLANSALRVGVAQGAVSVAGAQTASAVRVDAGHQLVGKDGLLTLSTVEPSQVGSWRSGRLTYTNAPLAMVAGDIERYSGKRISVDSALENKHFSGILVIGDGSKLASDLAAVMGLEVRQQGDLVHIAAGR, encoded by the coding sequence ATGACGGCGCGTGCGGATTTTGACGAAGCGATGCTTGACCAGGCGATTGCCTGGCAGGCGGCGCTCGAGCACGACGATGCGGATTGGGACGGCTATCTCGCGTGGCTGGAGGCAAACCCCCGGCACCGGGAAGCCTTTGATTCGATTGCCCTGGTCGATGCTGCTGTCCGCGAACATCGGGACGTTCTGAGCCATGAGCCTTCTCCTCCTGTCGCCGAAATCGATCCAAGACACCGTTGGAAGCCGAGACTGGTGATGGGCGGTGCTCTCGCCGCTTGCCTGGCGCTTGCCGTTGCGCTCCCGACATTCTGGCAGACATCCAGACCCATTGCCTACAGCAACGAAGGCTCGGCGCCGCGCATGATCGCTCTGGCCAGCGGCACCAGCGTCACCCTGTCGCCGGGAAGCGCCATTCTGGTATCGGCAAAGAATGACGGGCAAATCGAGCTTGCGAAGGGGGAGGCCTATTTTGACGTCCGCCACGATCCCTCGCGCGTCCTGACCGTATCGGCCGGCAACTATCGCGTTACCGATATTGGCACCCGCTTTTCGGTCAATCTTGCAAACTCTGCCTTGCGGGTCGGTGTCGCACAGGGGGCGGTTTCCGTCGCCGGCGCGCAGACCGCTTCGGCAGTCAGGGTCGATGCCGGCCATCAGTTGGTCGGCAAGGATGGTCTATTGACACTCAGCACGGTAGAGCCCTCCCAAGTGGGAAGCTGGCGCAGTGGCCGGCTGACCTATACGAATGCGCCGCTTGCAATGGTGGCTGGCGACATCGAACGATATTCGGGCAAGAGGATTTCTGTCGATTCCGCGCTGGAGAACAAGCATTTTTCGGGCATTCTTGTCATCGGTGACGGATCGAAACTTGCCAGCGACCTGGCGGCCGTCATGGGGCTCGAAGTGCGTCAGCAAGGCGATCTTGTGCATATTGCTGCTGGCCGGTGA
- a CDS encoding RNA polymerase sigma factor, protein MSLSDDSDLELIYGVHRADLRRFLIARVGDAAEADDLLQELWVRARNVAAGPIGNGRAYLYKMAQNLVLDRLREQQRRMARERRWNDQETDFTAPGIDPVDRSQTAEDQIIAREEVQRIKTALETLPEGARRAFELHKLRGLTHGEVAAQLGISKSGVEKHMAVAMKYLRRALTD, encoded by the coding sequence ATGAGTCTTAGCGACGATAGCGATCTTGAGCTCATTTATGGCGTTCATCGTGCTGATTTACGTCGCTTTCTGATCGCGCGCGTCGGAGATGCTGCCGAAGCAGATGATCTGCTTCAGGAATTGTGGGTGCGTGCCAGGAATGTGGCGGCAGGGCCGATCGGCAATGGTCGCGCCTATCTTTACAAGATGGCCCAGAATCTCGTTCTTGATCGACTTCGCGAGCAGCAGCGGCGCATGGCTCGGGAGCGGCGCTGGAACGATCAGGAAACCGATTTCACGGCACCGGGCATCGACCCGGTCGATCGGTCGCAAACCGCCGAGGACCAGATCATCGCGCGCGAGGAAGTGCAGCGCATCAAAACGGCGCTCGAGACGCTGCCGGAAGGGGCAAGAAGGGCATTCGAACTGCACAAGCTTCGAGGGCTGACACATGGCGAGGTGGCTGCGCAGTTGGGCATCAGCAAGAGCGGCGTCGAAAAACATATGGCCGTCGCCATGAAATATCTTCGCCGCGCGCTCACGGACTGA
- a CDS encoding phosphatase PAP2 family protein gives MPSVLQKLSARHRIDSYILVMFLAAAAGILLFLKLGSEILEGDSFAIDRYLLQCLRRSSDSAIPIGPAWLRSAMVDISALGGINLLTLITLLASGYLLAARKQVTALFLPISIAAGAAMSALFKIEYARPRPDIVKHLVEVSSASFPSGHAMNSAIVYLTVGALLARAEQAPRVRIYIISVAICLTLAIGSSRIYLGVHWPSDVVAGWCVGASWAAMALLIAHRLPGARAGVGPESLSGSSVYLSNRDHES, from the coding sequence ATGCCCTCTGTCCTGCAGAAATTATCCGCCAGGCATCGTATCGACAGCTATATACTGGTCATGTTCCTTGCGGCAGCAGCGGGCATATTGCTCTTCCTGAAGCTTGGATCCGAAATATTGGAGGGCGACAGCTTCGCGATAGACCGATATCTTCTCCAGTGCCTGCGTCGCAGTTCGGATAGCGCAATTCCGATCGGCCCCGCCTGGCTCCGATCGGCAATGGTGGATATTTCCGCGCTGGGTGGCATCAATCTGCTGACGCTCATCACCCTGTTGGCATCGGGCTATCTTCTTGCTGCGCGAAAGCAGGTAACCGCCCTCTTTCTCCCGATCTCCATTGCGGCTGGCGCCGCGATGAGCGCGCTTTTCAAAATTGAATATGCAAGGCCGAGACCGGATATCGTCAAGCATCTGGTGGAGGTCAGCTCTGCCAGCTTTCCCAGCGGGCACGCGATGAACTCCGCTATCGTCTATCTTACGGTCGGCGCCTTGCTGGCCAGAGCCGAGCAGGCTCCTCGAGTACGGATCTACATCATCTCCGTGGCAATCTGCCTCACCCTGGCGATCGGCAGCTCTCGCATCTACCTGGGCGTTCACTGGCCGAGCGATGTGGTAGCGGGATGGTGCGTAGGAGCGAGTTGGGCGGCCATGGCGTTGCTGATCGCACATCGGCTGCCGGGCGCCAGAGCAGGCGTTGGGCCAGAATCTCTTTCCGGTTCGTCCGTTTATCTGTCAAATCGCGATCATGAGTCTTAG